A portion of the Candidatus Pristimantibacillus lignocellulolyticus genome contains these proteins:
- a CDS encoding ABC transporter ATP-binding protein, producing MTAVALEIQGLNKTFRTAESATHVLNGINLTLKKEEFVSIIGPSGCGKSTLLKIIAGLDVDYEGKAELNGVPIQGPSKKKGFIFQEHRLFPWLTVEKNIAADQSLKKPEVRKAVDQMIELVRLNGFEKAFPKQLSGGMSQRVAIARALLRNPEVLLLDEPFGALDAFTRSHMQESLLDIWRENQTSMLLVTHDIDEAIFLSNRVVVMDARPGKIKAIIPIDLPYPRDRVSLSFQELRAKVLRALNHNDEEEINWHI from the coding sequence AAGACATTTCGTACAGCAGAATCAGCTACACATGTGCTTAATGGGATAAATCTTACTTTGAAAAAAGAGGAATTTGTTTCTATTATTGGACCTAGTGGTTGTGGGAAAAGTACATTGTTGAAAATTATAGCTGGACTTGATGTTGATTATGAAGGTAAGGCAGAGCTCAATGGTGTACCTATTCAAGGACCGAGTAAAAAGAAGGGTTTTATTTTTCAAGAACATAGATTATTCCCATGGTTAACAGTCGAGAAAAATATTGCTGCTGATCAATCTTTGAAAAAACCTGAAGTAAGAAAAGCTGTTGATCAGATGATTGAATTGGTCAGACTTAATGGTTTTGAAAAGGCATTTCCCAAACAATTGTCTGGTGGGATGTCACAACGTGTTGCTATTGCCCGTGCCTTACTTAGAAATCCCGAAGTGTTGTTACTAGACGAGCCATTTGGCGCATTAGATGCTTTCACCCGTAGCCATATGCAAGAATCATTGTTGGATATATGGCGAGAGAATCAGACCTCTATGTTACTTGTTACGCATGATATCGATGAAGCAATATTTCTCTCTAATCGAGTAGTGGTGATGGACGCACGACCAGGTAAGATCAAAGCAATTATTCCGATTGATTTGCCTTATCCTAGAGATCGAGTAAGTCTATCATTCCAGGAACTACGTGCAAAGGTGCTACGTGCACTTAATCATAATGACGAAGAAGAGATTAATTGGCATATATAG
- a CDS encoding ATP-binding cassette domain-containing protein codes for MLIVIRTMIGYLKPYKLLTWMFLLFIGLDLIFISIAPLSFTYLIDYAVEPRSMGMFVNIITILAIAGILCTIAGIVGDYFLSKLNALVESDLRNQLFSKLQQLHINYYYTRRSGDTISLFSNDLPTISSALTSLLTTGIQSIVVVTISMGVLIYLQWSMAIIIVLGASLIFVGPLLLSKRAEQRYAQYKEQISKLNSEVQENVKAQKLIKSFNLQQYMYTRFSKRVKQLFVSSYNMNVMNAQLGRVPMISLVLVNFLIMAFGSYLALTEQITIGALVAFYTMYVSMGNSVYSLTFIIPILTDTKVSLERINEVLHNEKLEVNHKNDYKVPEQQLELMIENVSFGYTEQMHVLHNISLNIEAGSSIALVGSSGSGKSSLVQLLLGLYEPQQGQVKANGMPLSHIDLGYYRNQLAIVLQDNFLFQGTLVENISMSNADASFEDVVTAAKQAEIHEYIMSLPLGYETEVLDEGSNFSGGQRQRLAIARALVRNPQILILDEATSALDPATESSINATFKRLAKDRTIITVTHRLATIIEADKICVFEQGNLVEQGNHQQLLTLEGTYKYLWDKQSGLSLSEEGDEANIDIERLARLLFFRNINIDVLHSIANLFNTEKFDEGTTIIHEGDRGEKFYIIIRGRVEVLKKMQSNNGENVRVAVLEDGDHFGEIALLESVPRTASIKALTSCVVITLQRKVLHHVLKQHPEINEYVRKGIQQRMN; via the coding sequence ATGTTAATCGTTATTAGGACGATGATTGGCTATTTGAAGCCATATAAGTTGCTGACTTGGATGTTTCTTCTTTTTATTGGTTTAGACTTAATATTCATCTCAATAGCACCATTAAGTTTTACATATCTAATTGATTATGCTGTTGAACCTAGAAGTATGGGTATGTTTGTTAACATTATTACTATTCTAGCAATAGCAGGTATATTATGTACCATAGCCGGTATCGTTGGGGATTACTTCCTATCAAAGCTCAATGCATTAGTAGAAAGTGATTTGCGTAATCAATTATTTTCCAAGCTGCAACAGCTACATATTAATTATTACTATACGAGACGATCAGGAGACACTATTTCTTTGTTCTCGAATGATCTGCCAACGATAAGTAGTGCATTAACATCTTTACTTACAACGGGGATTCAATCGATTGTAGTTGTAACGATAAGTATGGGTGTACTTATTTATCTCCAGTGGAGTATGGCAATTATTATTGTACTTGGTGCATCACTTATTTTTGTTGGTCCTTTATTGCTGAGCAAACGTGCTGAGCAACGTTATGCACAGTATAAAGAACAAATCTCCAAGCTTAATAGTGAAGTTCAAGAGAATGTAAAAGCACAAAAGCTAATTAAAAGCTTTAATTTACAGCAATATATGTACACACGTTTTAGTAAGCGTGTGAAGCAATTATTTGTAAGTAGCTACAATATGAATGTAATGAATGCCCAATTAGGAAGAGTTCCTATGATTAGTCTTGTACTCGTTAATTTTTTAATTATGGCGTTTGGATCTTATCTAGCATTGACTGAGCAGATTACTATAGGAGCTTTAGTTGCATTTTATACAATGTATGTTTCGATGGGGAATTCTGTATATAGTTTAACGTTTATCATTCCAATCCTTACAGATACAAAGGTAAGTTTGGAACGAATTAATGAAGTACTTCACAATGAAAAGCTAGAAGTTAACCATAAGAATGACTACAAAGTACCGGAACAGCAATTAGAACTGATGATTGAAAATGTTAGCTTTGGTTATACGGAGCAGATGCATGTACTTCACAATATTTCGCTTAATATAGAGGCGGGTTCATCGATTGCTCTTGTTGGTAGTAGCGGATCAGGAAAAAGTTCACTCGTCCAGTTGTTGTTGGGACTTTATGAACCACAACAAGGTCAAGTGAAGGCAAATGGGATGCCGTTATCACATATTGATCTTGGTTATTATCGTAATCAGCTAGCTATCGTGTTACAGGATAATTTTCTGTTTCAAGGAACACTAGTTGAAAACATATCAATGAGTAATGCGGACGCGAGTTTTGAAGACGTTGTTACCGCAGCAAAGCAGGCAGAAATCCATGAATACATTATGTCGTTGCCTTTAGGATATGAAACAGAAGTACTAGACGAAGGTAGTAATTTCTCCGGAGGGCAACGACAAAGATTAGCAATTGCACGAGCTCTTGTAAGAAATCCTCAAATCTTAATACTAGATGAAGCAACCTCGGCGCTTGATCCTGCCACTGAGTCATCAATTAATGCAACATTCAAGCGGCTTGCTAAGGATCGAACCATAATAACTGTGACACATCGTTTAGCGACAATTATTGAGGCGGATAAGATCTGTGTATTTGAACAGGGAAATCTCGTAGAGCAAGGCAATCATCAGCAACTACTTACATTAGAAGGTACTTACAAGTATTTATGGGATAAGCAAAGTGGTCTTTCGTTATCTGAGGAAGGTGACGAAGCGAATATTGATATTGAACGTTTGGCTCGTCTACTATTTTTCCGGAATATCAATATAGATGTGCTTCATAGTATTGCAAATCTATTCAATACTGAGAAATTCGATGAAGGAACCACTATTATTCATGAAGGTGATCGAGGCGAGAAATTTTATATCATAATAAGAGGACGAGTTGAAGTTTTGAAGAAGATGCAGTCTAATAATGGGGAAAACGTACGCGTTGCCGTTTTGGAGGATGGAGATCATTTTGGAGAAATTGCATTACTTGAAAGTGTACCGCGTACTGCTTCAATCAAGGCGTTAACATCTTGCGTCGTGATTACACTTCAGCGTAAAGTATTGCATCATGTTCTAAAACAACATCCAGAAATTAATGAATATGTGAGAAAAGGTATCCAACAAAGGATGAATTAA
- a CDS encoding ABC transporter permease, whose product MLKSMKLNRLLLGSFIPVIVIIAWQIAVQLVLINPMLFPAPTSIFNDFWNMIMSGELFFHLQISVVRALSGFAIGGILGLCVGIAVGLFKRTEQMLDPTIQMLRTVPLLAITPLFILWFGFGELSKILLISMGAFFPLYVNAFLGVRNVDSKLFDVARVLEFSRFHQITKVVLPAAMPNILLGMRLSLSTSWLCLVVAELMGADQGIGFLIQDARAYMRTGVVFVGILVFAVVGKLTDSVVRILEEKLLKWQDSYKG is encoded by the coding sequence ATGTTGAAATCTATGAAATTAAATCGACTTTTACTTGGTAGTTTTATTCCAGTAATTGTTATTATAGCTTGGCAAATTGCAGTTCAACTTGTGCTAATAAACCCAATGTTATTTCCCGCCCCAACTTCAATATTCAATGATTTTTGGAATATGATAATGTCTGGCGAATTGTTTTTTCATCTTCAAATTAGTGTTGTTAGAGCATTATCAGGTTTTGCAATTGGTGGGATACTAGGTTTATGTGTTGGGATAGCAGTAGGTCTGTTCAAACGAACAGAACAGATGTTAGACCCAACGATCCAGATGCTAAGAACAGTACCACTACTAGCAATTACACCACTATTTATTTTGTGGTTTGGATTCGGGGAACTTTCAAAAATATTATTGATTTCTATGGGAGCGTTTTTCCCGTTATATGTAAATGCATTTTTAGGCGTTCGTAATGTCGATTCTAAGTTATTCGATGTTGCTAGAGTACTAGAATTCAGTCGTTTCCACCAAATTACGAAGGTAGTGTTGCCTGCGGCAATGCCTAATATTTTGTTAGGTATGCGGCTTTCACTTAGTACTTCTTGGTTATGTCTAGTTGTTGCAGAACTTATGGGCGCAGATCAGGGGATTGGATTTTTAATTCAAGATGCTCGTGCATATATGCGTACAGGAGTTGTATTTGTAGGTATTCTTGTCTTTGCAGTAGTAGGAAAGCTAACAGATTCTGTTGTTAGAATACTAGAAGAGAAGCTGTTGAAATGGCAGGATAGTTATAAAGGATAG